The Methanohalophilus portucalensis DNA window TATATTCCACCTGAAGAAATTGCGGAAATACTTCTGGATAAACAGTATTTCAAAGAAATGAAGACAATTGGCATAATCCCCATAAAAAAAGAAGATGGAGAAGTAATAGCTTCATTTATCATCTTTTCTTTTACTCGGGAAGGAATTGCTGAAAATACAAAAATAGTTTTGGAATCGATTGCCGGTCAGATTGGGAACTTGATTTTAAGGATTAAAACTGAAAATGAACTTAAGGCAAAAGAAAGAGAATTAAGACAGGAAAAAGAACGTACACAGGAGTGCATGGATGCAGCTGCAGTTATTTTTATCGTGCTGGACCCTCAAGGAAACGTTCTTTTCTCAAACCAAAAGGCTTCAGAATTACTTGGATTTCACAAAAAAGAAATTATTGGAAAGAACTGGATAGATAATTTCATTCCTCCTGGATACAAAGAATCTGTCAGAAAGTTATTAAGTGATATCGAATCAGGTAAAAGTGAAATTGTACAGGGTTACGAAAACCCGGTACTCACTTCCAATAATGAAGAACTAATAATCGAATGGCATAACTCAGTGCTAAAAGATTATAATGGAAAAGTGGAAAGTATAATCGCTTCAGGTTTGGATGTTACCGAACGTAAATTGGCCGAGGACGAGATTCAAAAATTCAAAAATATAGCTGATAGAGCCAATTACGGTAACCTCATTGTTGATTTTGATGGGAATATCAAATATATAAATGATTATTTTGCAAATATTCATGGCTACACTCCAGAAGAAGTAATTGGAAAAAATATTTCTATTTTCCATAGGGGGAAACAACTGGAAGATGCATACAAATTTAGAGATAAACTCATTGAAGATTCTGATTACAAGCACCGTGAAATCTGGCACACACATAAAGATGGTACCGAATTCCCTATGTTAATGGGAGCCGTAGTTCATGAGGATGAACTGGATAAAGAGCGGTATATAGCAGCTACCGGAATCGATATTACTGAACTGAAGAACACAGAAAATGCCCTGAAGAAAAATGAGGCTAAGTTCAGAAATTACATAGATAATGCTCCTGATGGTGTTTTTGTTGCAGATGAAAACGGAGATTATATTGAGGTCAATAAAGCTGCCTGTGAAACAACAGGATATTCGCAAGAGCAACTCCTCTCGATGAACCTCATAGATCTCATACCTCCTGACAATCGTGAAAAAGCTATGAAAGCTTTTGAAACCCTTGTTAAAAAAGGATATGTTGATGTTGAATTTAATTTCTTAAGAAAGGACGGAAGCAGAAGATGGTGGCGTGTAACTTCTACTAAACTTTCAGATAAACGTTATTTAGGTTTCACAAAAGATACCACAGAATCCAAACTTATGGAAGAGGAATTGATCGAGAGCAAGTTGTTCCTGAACAGCATTATTGAAAGCATAAAGGATGGGGTCAGCATACTTGATGCAGATCTCAATATCGTGCGTGTAAATGATGCCATGAATAAATGGTTTGCAAAGAATATACCTCTTGAAGGCAAAAAGTGTTATGAAGCATATCATGACAGGGACAGCCCCTGTACACCTTGCCCGATAATCAGGTGCATGGAAACAGGCGAGACAGAAAGAAATATTGTACCGGGTTTACCGGGCTCCGAAGCACAATGGTTCGAACTCCTGGGTTATCCATTAAAAGATTCCACTACCGGTGAAATTACCGGTGTAGTCGAATTCGTAAAGGATATTACAGATCACAAACGTGCTGAGGCAGAACTTGCAGAAGCCAGGCATCATGCCAGGGAAGTGAGCAAAACCAACTCAGAATTAAAGGCCAATTTGAATCATGAACTGAGAACTCCATTGGGTAACATAATTGGCTTTACCCAGCTGCTTGACAATGATATCTATGGAAAACTCAATCCAAAACAGCAAAAGCACATTCAAGGTATACAAAAAAGTGCGGAACAGTTGATAGGTTTAATTGATGACATTCTGGAAATATCAGATGTTGAAGCAGGAAAAATGGAACTCAATATTGAAATGGTTTCCATTGGTGAATTACTCAGTGATATTTTAAAACTCCTTAAACCTTTTGCAGAAGACAGAAATGTTGAAATAACTACTGATATACCTGAATACATACCGGAAATAAGTTTGGATAAAGTAAAAATCAAGCAGGCACTATATAACCTCATCATCAATGCAATACACTTTACCCCTGAAGGAAGAGATGTACACATCAGTATTGAATACAGCAGTTATGA harbors:
- a CDS encoding sensor histidine kinase, with protein sequence MEKERLLVLQRDIAIELGSSNNLQTAFHSLSKHILSLKDIDATAIYLRSKNGGFDFIACGGDIPEDILKNIQHYPEDSLQAKIVKEGKIRYIPPEEIAEILLDKQYFKEMKTIGIIPIKKEDGEVIASFIIFSFTREGIAENTKIVLESIAGQIGNLILRIKTENELKAKERELRQEKERTQECMDAAAVIFIVLDPQGNVLFSNQKASELLGFHKKEIIGKNWIDNFIPPGYKESVRKLLSDIESGKSEIVQGYENPVLTSNNEELIIEWHNSVLKDYNGKVESIIASGLDVTERKLAEDEIQKFKNIADRANYGNLIVDFDGNIKYINDYFANIHGYTPEEVIGKNISIFHRGKQLEDAYKFRDKLIEDSDYKHREIWHTHKDGTEFPMLMGAVVHEDELDKERYIAATGIDITELKNTENALKKNEAKFRNYIDNAPDGVFVADENGDYIEVNKAACETTGYSQEQLLSMNLIDLIPPDNREKAMKAFETLVKKGYVDVEFNFLRKDGSRRWWRVTSTKLSDKRYLGFTKDTTESKLMEEELIESKLFLNSIIESIKDGVSILDADLNIVRVNDAMNKWFAKNIPLEGKKCYEAYHDRDSPCTPCPIIRCMETGETERNIVPGLPGSEAQWFELLGYPLKDSTTGEITGVVEFVKDITDHKRAEAELAEARHHAREVSKTNSELKANLNHELRTPLGNIIGFTQLLDNDIYGKLNPKQQKHIQGIQKSAEQLIGLIDDILEISDVEAGKMELNIEMVSIGELLSDILKLLKPFAEDRNVEITTDIPEYIPEISLDKVKIKQALYNLIINAIHFTPEGRDVHISIEYSSYDLRFEVNDSGIGISPAHLEELFRSFKEIYSESGVKPNNSVLGLSLAKDYIELHGGEIKVESEPGVGNTYIFTIPIQPI